Proteins found in one Paenibacillus dendritiformis genomic segment:
- a CDS encoding lytic polysaccharide monooxygenase, producing the protein MNQLRMPNPFLSKLLLSCGVMLAAVVCMVLFADKAFGHGYVEGPASRAALCKSGQNQDCGAIIWEPQSLEAPKGFPNAGPADGKIASANGAFPKLDEQSATRWSKVNISSGQNTFNWKLTAPHATSSWKYYITKPGWNPNAALTRDSFVLTPFCSVDYKGARPPFTYSDTCNVPERTGYHVILAVWEIADTANAFYNVIDVNFSGTNPGDTEPPTAPTGLAVTGTTATSVSLTWNASTDNAGVTGYRIYNGSSLAASVSGSTLSYTVSGLTSNTSYTFSVRAVDAAGNVSASSNTVSATTPAVPVDTEAPTAPAGLHVMGTPTASSVSLMWNPSTDNVGVTGYRIYSNGTLVATVSGSTTDYVVTGLSANTQYTFTVRAFDAAGNVSADSNAVTAKTADGPAIAAWAPNTAYAVGDQVTYNGSVYECRQPHTSLNGWEPPNVPALWTLK; encoded by the coding sequence ATGAATCAGCTGCGCATGCCGAATCCATTCCTGTCCAAGCTGCTTCTGTCCTGCGGCGTAATGCTGGCCGCCGTCGTCTGTATGGTGCTGTTCGCCGATAAAGCGTTCGGTCACGGCTATGTCGAAGGTCCGGCGAGCCGGGCCGCCTTATGCAAATCCGGCCAGAACCAGGATTGCGGTGCGATCATATGGGAGCCGCAAAGCCTGGAAGCTCCGAAGGGCTTCCCGAACGCAGGTCCTGCCGACGGCAAGATAGCGAGCGCCAACGGCGCCTTCCCGAAGCTCGACGAGCAATCGGCTACCCGTTGGAGCAAGGTCAACATTTCAAGCGGACAAAATACGTTCAACTGGAAATTGACCGCGCCCCATGCGACCTCCAGCTGGAAATACTACATTACGAAGCCCGGCTGGAACCCGAATGCCGCGCTTACCCGCGATTCATTCGTGCTGACTCCATTCTGCTCCGTGGACTATAAGGGAGCGCGCCCGCCATTCACCTACTCGGATACGTGCAATGTTCCGGAGCGTACGGGCTACCACGTCATCCTCGCCGTCTGGGAGATTGCCGACACGGCCAACGCCTTCTATAACGTCATCGACGTCAATTTCAGCGGCACCAATCCGGGAGACACCGAGCCGCCAACGGCGCCGACCGGCCTTGCCGTAACGGGAACGACCGCCACGAGCGTGTCGCTCACATGGAACGCCTCTACGGATAACGCAGGCGTGACGGGCTACCGCATCTATAACGGCAGCTCATTGGCCGCCTCCGTCTCGGGCTCCACGTTGAGCTATACGGTGAGCGGGCTCACCTCGAACACCTCCTATACCTTCTCGGTGCGAGCAGTGGATGCCGCCGGCAACGTGTCGGCCTCCAGCAATACCGTGAGCGCGACAACGCCGGCCGTTCCGGTTGATACGGAAGCGCCGACCGCCCCGGCCGGCCTGCATGTCATGGGAACGCCGACAGCCTCCAGCGTCTCGCTGATGTGGAATCCGTCGACTGACAATGTCGGCGTGACAGGCTACCGCATCTACAGCAACGGTACGCTCGTAGCCACCGTATCCGGCAGCACGACGGACTATGTCGTGACCGGCTTGAGCGCCAACACGCAGTATACGTTCACCGTTCGCGCGTTCGATGCCGCCGGCAATGTATCCGCGGACAGCAATGCCGTAACGGCGAAGACTGCCGACGGCCCGGCCATTGCCGCCTGGGCGCCGAATACCGCGTATGCGGTTGGCGATCAAGTGACCTATAACGGTTCGGTCTATGAGTGCAGACAGCCGCATACTTCGCTGAACGGGTGGGAACCGCCGAACGTTCCCGCTTTGTGGACGCTGAAGTAA